The Streptomyces sp. NBC_00236 DNA window GTCCGCACGATGGAGATCTTCCGCAAGGCGGGAGTGGAGCCGCAGATCCGTGCGGCGGCGTCCGTCCTGGCGGAGAACCACGGCATTCTGCAAGCCGGTTCACTGACCGGTGACGACCAGGAGTGGCTGTTCAAGGAAATCGACCCGGGTGGCGCACTGGCCCGTTTCAGCCCGAGCGGCTGGTGCCTGTGCAGCCAGAACGACCTGGAGCCGGTGCTCCTGGACCGGGCCCGGGAGCAGGGCGGCGATCTGCGCTTCTCCACCGAGCTGCTCTCGTTCGACCCGGACGCGACGGGCGTCGGGGCGGTCCTGAAGAACCGGGAGACGGGCGAGCACACCACCGTGCGGGCGGACTACCTGATCGCGGCCGACGGCCCGCGCAGCCCGGTCCGGGAGCAGTTGCGCATCGGCCGTTCGGGTGCCGGTGACCTGTTCCACAACGTGAGCATCACCTTCCGGTCCCGGCAGCTCGCCGAGGTGCTGGGCGACCGGCGCTTCATCGTGTGCTACCTGACCAACCCTGAGGCGGACGGAGCGCTGCTGCCCGTGGACAACGAGCAGGAGTGGGTGTTCCACGCGCCGTGGCAGCCGGACCGGGGCGAGACGCTGGAGGACTTCACGGACGAGCGGTGCGTGGCCCACATCCGCAAGGCGGTCGGGGCGCCGGACATCGACGTCGAGATCACCGGCAAGGCGCCGTGGCACGCCGCGGAGCGGGTGGCCGACCGCTACTCACGGGGCCGCGTCTTCCTGGCCGGCGACTCGGCGCACGAGATGTCGCCCACCGGGGCGTTCGGCTCCAACACGGGCATCCAGGACGCACACAACCTGGCGTGGAAGCTCGCGGCCGTGCTGCGCGACGAGGCGGGTCCTGGCCTGCTGGACACGTACGAGGCGGAGCGGCGGCCGGTGGCCCGGGCGACGAGCGAGCGGGCCTCGGCCCGTTCGGGTGAGCACAGCCATCCGGGGTACGCGGCTCCGCCGACCGTGGGTGGCGGGAAGCGCGGCGGGATGCTGAACGTGGCGCTGGGCTACCGCTATGTGGACGGCGCGGTGCTGGGCATCGGACCGGAGTGGCCCGTGGTGCCCGAGGGCGTACAGCTGGCGGGTGAACCGGGCAGCAGGGCACCGCACCTGTGGGTCCGCCGGGCCGGTGAGCGAATCTCCACGCTGGATCTGTACGAGCGGTCGTTCGTGCTGCTGACCGATGCGGCGGACGTGGCGTGGCGCCGTGCGGCCGCGCGGGTCGGCGAACGGCTGGGGGTGCGGCTCGACGCGTTCGGGATCGGCACGGGCCCGGGCGGGGACCTGGAGCCGGAGGAGGGTGCCGACTGGGCCGAGGCGCACGGGACGAGCGCCGAGGGCGC harbors:
- a CDS encoding FAD-dependent oxidoreductase — its product is MNENVDVQVPVLIVGGSLVGLSASLFLGRLGVEHLLVEKHAATSTHPRGRGNNVRTMEIFRKAGVEPQIRAAASVLAENHGILQAGSLTGDDQEWLFKEIDPGGALARFSPSGWCLCSQNDLEPVLLDRAREQGGDLRFSTELLSFDPDATGVGAVLKNRETGEHTTVRADYLIAADGPRSPVREQLRIGRSGAGDLFHNVSITFRSRQLAEVLGDRRFIVCYLTNPEADGALLPVDNEQEWVFHAPWQPDRGETLEDFTDERCVAHIRKAVGAPDIDVEITGKAPWHAAERVADRYSRGRVFLAGDSAHEMSPTGAFGSNTGIQDAHNLAWKLAAVLRDEAGPGLLDTYEAERRPVARATSERASARSGEHSHPGYAAPPTVGGGKRGGMLNVALGYRYVDGAVLGIGPEWPVVPEGVQLAGEPGSRAPHLWVRRAGERISTLDLYERSFVLLTDAADVAWRRAAARVGERLGVRLDAFGIGTGPGGDLEPEEGADWAEAHGTSAEGAVVVRPDGFVAWRAESGVEDADAALHEVMVALLRRD